A window from Cellulomonas sp. C5510 encodes these proteins:
- a CDS encoding carbohydrate ABC transporter permease, translating into MISRTERVVNYTVLVVLAAAVLVPVGYFVLAAVSPDRAGRPALGDLRWENFATAWQSADFSRSMTVSLTITVVVVVVGVLLALLGGYGFGVLGVAGERALFPVVLLGMMISLEAIIVPLYYQFRPLGLTNSIPGIVLIHLGTGVPFGVFWMRAAFRALPRSLFESAELDGAGPLRMLSRVALPLIRPAVYTLVLLSFMWTWNDYFLSLVFLHGDNQTATVALGVFQGKHVTEINLMAAGGLLVAAPVLVLYVFFQRKFISGMLAGALKE; encoded by the coding sequence GTGATCTCCCGCACCGAACGCGTGGTCAACTACACCGTCCTGGTCGTGCTCGCCGCGGCCGTGCTGGTGCCCGTCGGCTACTTCGTCCTCGCGGCCGTCAGCCCCGACCGCGCCGGCCGCCCCGCTCTCGGCGACCTGCGCTGGGAGAACTTCGCCACGGCCTGGCAGAGCGCCGACTTCTCCCGCTCCATGACGGTGTCGCTGACGATCACCGTGGTCGTCGTCGTGGTCGGGGTGCTGCTCGCGCTGCTCGGCGGCTACGGGTTCGGGGTGCTCGGCGTCGCCGGCGAGCGGGCCCTGTTCCCGGTCGTGCTGCTCGGCATGATGATCTCGCTCGAGGCGATCATCGTCCCGCTGTACTACCAGTTCCGGCCCCTCGGCCTGACCAACTCGATCCCCGGGATCGTCCTCATCCACCTGGGCACCGGCGTGCCGTTCGGCGTCTTCTGGATGCGCGCCGCGTTCCGGGCGCTGCCGCGGTCGCTCTTCGAGTCCGCCGAGCTGGACGGTGCCGGGCCGCTGCGGATGCTCTCGCGCGTCGCCCTGCCGCTGATCCGCCCGGCCGTCTACACGCTCGTGCTGCTCAGCTTCATGTGGACGTGGAACGACTACTTCCTGTCGCTGGTGTTCCTGCACGGCGACAACCAGACCGCGACGGTCGCACTCGGCGTGTTCCAGGGCAAGCACGTCACCGAGATCAACCTCATGGCCGCCGGCGGCCTGCTCGTCGCCGCGCCGGTGCTCGTGCTCTACGTCTTCTTCCAGCGCAAGTTCATCTCCGGGATGCTCGCCGGCGCGCTCAAGGAGTGA
- a CDS encoding glycoside hydrolase family 3 N-terminal domain-containing protein, producing MTTDATGAPEGAAPPTPAQRAGLLVGDGDFWTRAVPEAGVPSVELGDGPHGLRRETGRPMVWEPATCFPTGSALAATWDTDLVQRVGAALGREAAALGVGVLLGPGVNIKRTPLCGRNFEYFSEDPRLAGELGVAYVRGVQSEGVGACVKHFAANNQETARTRISVEADERTLREIYLPAFERVVTQAAPWTVMAAYNRLGGVPLTEHHRLLTTVLREEWGFDGVVVSDWDAVRDPVAAVRAGLDLQMPGADRATTVRRLLEAVASGALDQGAVDAAAGRVAALARRARPAARPAWADGGPPDEVPPGGRLDAALVDRHHALAREAAAGALTLLRNDGVLPLDPSRGTVAVVGAYARSPRLQGGGSAGVDPTRVDAPLDLLRAAYGDRLRYADGYRHAPLNAYQDVPGEFQGVDGPDADRPRAERAARERAAGDGADGGPAGGTAADDATADHAAADHAALAGTAGDPAPPGGVGTGRLVDEAVATARGADVVLAFVGLPLSHEVEAADRRTLALPPDQVLLLERLAELGAPVVVVLSAGSAVTTDPWDDRVAAVLDTWLAGQAGAGALVDVLLGRADPGGRTAETFPLALADTPGFVTFPGERGRVVYGEGVFVGYRWYDALARDVRYPFGHGLSYTTFAYTDLAVEVLDAAAGRVAVSITVTNTGERAGHEVVQLYVGDPEAAVHRPPRELRGFTKVTLDPGESRRVRLELEGRDFAWFDQVAGAWRREGGRFVVEVGASSRDIRATAALDLPDDPDLPPLVPDSALDGPPSSRFTAGHAGPAA from the coding sequence ATGACCACCGACGCCACGGGGGCGCCCGAGGGGGCCGCCCCGCCGACCCCCGCGCAGCGCGCCGGGCTGCTCGTCGGCGACGGGGACTTCTGGACCCGCGCCGTGCCGGAGGCCGGTGTGCCGTCGGTCGAGCTCGGCGACGGCCCGCACGGCCTGCGCCGCGAGACCGGCCGCCCCATGGTGTGGGAACCCGCCACCTGCTTCCCCACCGGCTCGGCCCTGGCCGCCACCTGGGACACCGACCTGGTGCAGCGGGTCGGGGCGGCGCTCGGGCGGGAGGCCGCGGCGCTGGGCGTCGGCGTGCTGCTGGGCCCGGGCGTGAACATCAAGCGCACCCCGCTGTGCGGGCGGAACTTCGAGTACTTCTCGGAGGACCCGCGGCTGGCCGGCGAGCTCGGCGTCGCGTACGTGCGGGGCGTGCAGTCCGAGGGCGTCGGCGCGTGCGTCAAGCACTTCGCGGCGAACAACCAGGAGACCGCCCGCACCCGGATCTCCGTCGAGGCGGACGAGCGCACCCTGCGCGAGATCTACCTGCCGGCGTTCGAGCGCGTCGTCACGCAGGCGGCGCCCTGGACGGTCATGGCCGCGTACAACCGGCTCGGCGGGGTGCCGCTGACCGAGCACCACCGGCTGCTCACCACGGTGCTGCGCGAGGAGTGGGGCTTCGACGGCGTGGTGGTCTCGGACTGGGACGCCGTGCGCGACCCGGTCGCCGCGGTGCGCGCCGGGCTGGACCTGCAGATGCCCGGCGCGGACCGCGCGACGACCGTGCGCCGGCTCCTGGAGGCCGTGGCGTCCGGCGCGCTCGACCAGGGGGCGGTCGACGCCGCCGCCGGCCGGGTGGCGGCGCTCGCCCGGCGCGCCCGGCCCGCGGCACGCCCCGCCTGGGCGGACGGCGGCCCGCCCGACGAGGTGCCGCCGGGCGGACGGCTGGACGCCGCGCTCGTGGACCGGCACCACGCCCTCGCCCGGGAGGCCGCGGCCGGCGCGCTCACCCTGCTGCGCAACGACGGCGTGCTGCCGCTCGACCCCTCCCGCGGCACCGTGGCCGTCGTCGGGGCGTACGCCCGGTCCCCGCGGCTCCAGGGCGGCGGCTCCGCCGGGGTCGACCCGACGCGCGTGGACGCCCCGCTCGACCTGCTGCGCGCCGCCTACGGGGACCGGCTGCGCTACGCCGACGGCTACCGGCACGCACCGCTGAACGCGTACCAGGACGTGCCGGGTGAGTTCCAGGGCGTCGACGGGCCGGACGCGGACCGGCCGCGGGCGGAGCGGGCGGCGCGGGAGCGTGCCGCGGGCGACGGGGCCGACGGCGGGCCGGCCGGCGGCACGGCTGCGGACGATGCGACTGCCGACCACGCGGCTGCCGACCACGCGGCGCTCGCCGGGACCGCCGGCGACCCGGCCCCGCCCGGGGGCGTCGGCACCGGGCGCCTCGTCGACGAGGCCGTCGCGACGGCCCGCGGGGCGGACGTCGTGCTCGCGTTCGTCGGCCTCCCGCTGTCGCACGAGGTCGAGGCCGCCGACCGCCGCACCCTGGCCCTCCCGCCGGACCAGGTGCTGCTGCTCGAGCGCCTCGCCGAACTCGGGGCGCCGGTGGTGGTCGTGCTCTCCGCCGGCTCCGCGGTGACGACCGACCCGTGGGACGACCGGGTCGCGGCCGTGCTGGACACCTGGCTCGCGGGGCAGGCGGGCGCGGGCGCGCTCGTCGACGTGCTGCTGGGGCGCGCGGACCCGGGCGGCCGCACCGCCGAGACGTTCCCGCTGGCGCTGGCCGACACCCCGGGGTTCGTCACGTTCCCCGGCGAGCGCGGCCGCGTCGTCTACGGCGAGGGCGTCTTCGTCGGCTACCGCTGGTACGACGCGCTGGCCCGGGACGTCCGCTACCCGTTCGGGCACGGCCTGTCGTACACGACCTTCGCGTACACGGACCTCGCGGTCGAGGTGCTCGACGCCGCGGCCGGCCGGGTCGCCGTCTCGATCACGGTGACCAACACCGGGGAGCGCGCCGGGCACGAGGTGGTGCAGCTCTACGTCGGCGACCCGGAGGCGGCCGTGCACCGCCCGCCGCGCGAGCTGCGCGGGTTCACCAAGGTCACGCTCGACCCCGGCGAGTCGCGGCGCGTGCGCCTGGAGCTGGAGGGGCGCGACTTCGCGTGGTTCGACCAGGTCGCCGGGGCGTGGCGGCGCGAGGGCGGCCGGTTCGTCGTCGAGGTCGGCGCGTCCTCCCGGGACATCCGCGCGACCGCCGCGCTCGACCTGCCCGACGACCCGGACCTGCCGCCGCTGGTCCCGGACTCCGCGCTCGACGGTCCGCCGTCGAGCCGGTTCACGGCGGGGCACGCCGGTCCCGCCGCCTGA
- the purT gene encoding formate-dependent phosphoribosylglycinamide formyltransferase gives MTTPDAPAAPAAPVTLGTPLTPGATRALLLGAGELGKEVAIELQRLGVEVVAVDRYPHAPAMQVAHRSHVVDMLDPDALRAVLDAERPHVVVPEIEAIATQVLADVEATGVRVVPTARATRLTMDREGIRRLAAEELGLPTSPYRFVDDLDALRAAVGEVGLPCVVKPVMSSSGKGQSVVRTAEDVEAAWRAAQTGGRATAADGAAVRVVVEGFVAFDSEITLLTVRHAGGTTFCEPVGHVQVDGDYRESWQPAPLPPGTLAEAQRVAAAVTEALGGWGLFGVELFVVGDRVLFSEVSPRPHDTGLVTLASQDLSEFALHARAVLGLPAGDVLALGPSASCAVLAEGTGVPVFAGVDAALAVPTAQVRLFGKPSVAGRRRVAVTVARGADVAEARHRARTAAAALTVTLG, from the coding sequence GTGACGACCCCCGACGCGCCCGCTGCGCCCGCCGCCCCCGTGACCCTCGGCACGCCCCTGACGCCCGGCGCGACGCGCGCGCTGCTGCTGGGCGCCGGCGAGCTCGGCAAGGAGGTCGCGATCGAGCTGCAGCGCCTCGGCGTCGAGGTGGTGGCCGTCGACCGCTACCCCCACGCGCCGGCGATGCAGGTCGCCCACCGGTCGCACGTGGTCGACATGCTCGACCCGGACGCGCTGCGGGCGGTCCTCGACGCGGAGCGGCCGCACGTCGTGGTGCCGGAGATCGAGGCGATCGCGACGCAGGTGCTCGCCGACGTGGAGGCGACGGGCGTCCGGGTGGTGCCCACGGCGCGCGCGACGCGGCTGACGATGGACCGCGAGGGGATCCGGCGGCTCGCCGCCGAGGAGCTGGGGCTGCCGACGTCGCCCTACCGGTTCGTCGACGACCTGGACGCCCTGCGCGCGGCGGTCGGCGAGGTCGGACTGCCGTGCGTGGTGAAGCCGGTCATGTCGTCCTCGGGCAAGGGCCAGTCCGTGGTGCGCACGGCCGAGGACGTCGAGGCCGCGTGGCGCGCCGCGCAGACCGGGGGCCGGGCGACCGCCGCCGACGGCGCCGCGGTGCGGGTGGTCGTCGAGGGTTTCGTCGCGTTCGACTCCGAGATCACGCTGCTGACGGTGCGGCACGCCGGGGGCACGACGTTCTGCGAGCCCGTCGGGCACGTGCAGGTGGACGGCGACTACCGCGAGTCCTGGCAGCCGGCGCCGCTGCCGCCCGGCACGCTCGCGGAGGCGCAGCGGGTCGCGGCTGCGGTCACGGAGGCGCTCGGCGGCTGGGGGCTGTTCGGCGTCGAGCTGTTCGTGGTCGGCGACCGGGTGCTGTTCTCCGAGGTCTCGCCCCGCCCGCACGACACCGGGCTGGTCACGCTCGCGTCCCAGGACCTGTCGGAGTTCGCGCTGCACGCCCGGGCGGTGCTGGGGCTGCCGGCCGGCGACGTGCTGGCGCTCGGGCCGTCGGCGTCGTGCGCGGTGCTCGCCGAGGGCACGGGCGTCCCGGTGTTCGCCGGCGTCGACGCGGCGCTCGCGGTGCCCACCGCGCAGGTCCGGCTGTTCGGCAAGCCGTCGGTCGCGGGACGCCGGCGCGTCGCGGTCACGGTGGCCCGCGGCGCGGACGTGGCCGAGGCCCGCCACCGGGCGCGCACGGCCGCGGCGGCCCTGACCGTCACGCTGGGCTGA
- a CDS encoding 6-phosphogluconolactonase, which translates to MSTTPLVLPDAAAVGRHVAELVLDRLAAAPDDDRPFLLGCPSGRSAEPAYRTLPELVRERGDVDLSRLVVVMMDDYVVETADGRLERVDPALSYSCLGYARREIHEPLAAAARAAGTPGPRELWIPDPSDPDAYDTRIAEAGGIDLFLLASGASDGHIALNQPGTPRTARTHVARLGDATRQDNMGTFPEFVSLDLVPRLGITVGVGTIADLSREVVMIVTGEHKRDTFRRLVAADAYDPQWPATVLTECPRASMVADAAAASLPAEAALPGAV; encoded by the coding sequence GTGTCGACCACCCCCCTCGTCCTGCCGGACGCCGCCGCCGTCGGGCGGCACGTCGCCGAGCTCGTCCTGGACCGCCTCGCCGCGGCGCCCGACGACGACCGCCCGTTCCTGCTGGGCTGCCCGAGCGGGCGCTCCGCGGAGCCGGCCTACCGCACCCTGCCCGAGCTGGTCCGCGAGCGCGGCGACGTCGACCTGTCCCGGTTGGTCGTCGTGATGATGGACGACTACGTGGTCGAGACCGCCGACGGCCGCCTGGAGCGCGTCGACCCCGCGCTGTCGTACAGCTGCCTCGGGTACGCGCGCCGGGAGATCCACGAGCCGCTCGCCGCCGCCGCCCGCGCCGCCGGCACCCCCGGCCCGCGCGAGCTGTGGATCCCCGACCCGTCCGACCCGGACGCCTACGACACGCGCATCGCGGAGGCCGGTGGCATCGACCTGTTCCTGCTGGCGTCCGGGGCGAGCGACGGCCACATCGCCCTCAACCAGCCCGGCACGCCACGGACCGCGCGGACCCACGTCGCCCGGCTCGGCGACGCCACCCGGCAGGACAACATGGGGACGTTCCCCGAGTTCGTGTCCCTCGACCTGGTCCCCCGCCTCGGCATCACGGTGGGCGTGGGGACCATCGCGGACCTGTCCCGCGAGGTGGTGATGATCGTGACCGGCGAGCACAAGCGGGACACGTTCCGCCGCCTCGTGGCCGCCGACGCCTACGACCCGCAGTGGCCCGCGACCGTGCTGACCGAGTGCCCGCGGGCGTCGATGGTCGCGGACGCCGCGGCCGCCTCCCTGCCCGCGGAGGCCGCGCTGCCCGGCGCGGTCTGA
- a CDS encoding ABC transporter substrate-binding protein — protein MKEHRARLVLGTTAVLSLLAVAGCTPGGSTTTDDSSSAVSDDVAAAGDVTLRLSDFWGSAEGEWIDAMIEQFESEYPNVTIDRTTEDWGQLTSTLNLQLQDPDGPDIASANNGWQSLGTLARGNLVRNLDDYAELYGWDDEVPTTIARQNQFTTDFTTIGSGSWFATPLARGSLIGLYYNVEKLDALGLEPPQTLDDLEAAATAAADAGEIPFAYGSVDGGTAVLLGVQAMLADKDALNDFIYDDPDVSAADTALTEAATTIKAWADAGWFTPSYEGIDYQTAVANFLDGQGVFRFEYTGSLGLAGDQLNQFGYVQLAQDSGSTVGVGAAPGAMVISSSCEHPDVAAAFLDHLMSAEGSQTAVDIGLVPMLNTDVTLPDDALSLQGEATATQTLDADDGYVPYIDWASPTLLDTITQNMQLLYAGKVTPEQLTEAVEADRTAFLEELGQDS, from the coding sequence ATGAAGGAGCACCGTGCCCGGTTGGTCCTCGGCACGACCGCTGTCCTGAGCCTGCTCGCCGTCGCGGGCTGCACCCCCGGCGGTAGCACCACGACCGACGACTCCTCGTCCGCCGTCTCGGACGACGTGGCCGCCGCCGGCGACGTGACCCTGCGGCTCAGCGACTTCTGGGGCTCGGCCGAGGGCGAGTGGATCGACGCGATGATCGAGCAGTTCGAGTCCGAGTACCCGAACGTGACGATCGACCGCACCACCGAGGACTGGGGCCAGCTGACCTCGACCCTCAACCTGCAGCTGCAGGACCCCGACGGGCCCGACATCGCCTCGGCCAACAACGGCTGGCAGTCCCTCGGGACGCTGGCCCGCGGCAACCTCGTCCGCAACCTCGACGACTACGCCGAGCTGTACGGCTGGGACGACGAGGTGCCCACCACCATCGCCCGGCAGAACCAGTTCACGACCGACTTCACGACGATCGGCAGCGGGTCCTGGTTCGCGACGCCGCTGGCCCGCGGGTCGCTCATCGGGCTGTACTACAACGTCGAGAAGCTCGACGCGCTCGGGCTCGAGCCGCCGCAGACGCTCGACGACCTGGAGGCGGCCGCCACCGCCGCCGCGGACGCGGGCGAGATCCCGTTCGCCTACGGCAGCGTGGACGGCGGCACCGCGGTGCTGCTCGGCGTCCAGGCGATGCTGGCCGACAAGGACGCCCTCAACGACTTCATCTACGACGACCCCGACGTCAGCGCGGCCGACACCGCCCTCACCGAGGCCGCCACCACCATCAAGGCCTGGGCGGACGCCGGCTGGTTCACGCCGTCGTACGAGGGCATCGACTACCAGACGGCGGTCGCGAACTTCCTCGACGGCCAGGGCGTCTTCCGCTTCGAGTACACCGGCTCCCTCGGACTGGCAGGGGACCAGCTGAACCAGTTCGGCTACGTCCAGCTCGCCCAGGACTCCGGCAGCACGGTCGGCGTCGGTGCCGCCCCGGGTGCCATGGTGATCTCCAGCTCGTGCGAGCACCCCGACGTCGCGGCGGCGTTCCTGGACCACCTGATGTCCGCCGAGGGCAGCCAGACGGCCGTCGACATCGGCCTGGTGCCGATGCTCAACACCGACGTGACGCTGCCCGACGACGCGCTGAGCCTGCAGGGCGAGGCCACGGCCACCCAGACGCTCGACGCGGACGACGGCTACGTGCCGTACATCGACTGGGCCAGCCCGACGCTGCTCGACACCATCACCCAGAACATGCAGCTCCTGTACGCCGGGAAGGTGACGCCGGAGCAGCTGACCGAGGCGGTCGAGGCGGACCGGACGGCCTTCCTCGAGGAGCTCGGGCAGGACTCGTGA
- a CDS encoding carbohydrate ABC transporter permease — protein sequence MTATGTRPPARLPGTPSRPARAGRAGAPRRTSARRRRNRWIGLGFAAPGLLLYGYVVLVPLLQSVQYSFFRWDGVTQAVWVGLENYTRFLTDPELRSTFGHVLVLVGFFSLLPIALGLLSAALLTRTRLPGMAAFRWIYFLPQVMTSIVIALVFKRIYAPEGPLNEALRAVGLGSLARSWLGDFTWALPSLGMIGTWAGFGFCMVLFISGASSIPPELYEAARMDGAGPVREFFAVTLPGLRGQLAVALTLTITGALRTFDLVWITTRGGPGTSTLTPAVALYRAAFQNPQVGQAAAIGVVMALLCLLIALTITRLSEKD from the coding sequence GTGACCGCCACCGGGACGCGCCCGCCCGCGCGCCTGCCCGGCACCCCGTCCCGGCCGGCGCGCGCCGGCCGGGCGGGGGCCCCGCGCCGGACCTCCGCCCGCCGCCGGCGCAACCGCTGGATCGGGCTCGGGTTCGCCGCCCCCGGCCTCCTGCTGTACGGGTACGTGGTGCTGGTGCCGCTGCTCCAGTCCGTCCAGTACTCGTTCTTCCGCTGGGACGGCGTGACGCAGGCGGTCTGGGTCGGGCTCGAGAACTACACGCGGTTCCTCACGGACCCGGAGCTGCGCTCGACGTTCGGGCACGTCCTCGTGCTCGTCGGGTTCTTCTCCCTGCTGCCGATCGCGCTCGGCCTGCTGTCCGCCGCCCTGCTCACGCGGACCCGGCTGCCCGGCATGGCCGCGTTCCGGTGGATCTACTTCCTGCCGCAGGTGATGACCAGCATCGTCATCGCGCTGGTGTTCAAGCGCATCTACGCACCCGAGGGCCCGCTCAACGAGGCGCTGCGGGCCGTCGGGCTCGGGTCGCTGGCCCGGAGCTGGCTCGGGGACTTCACGTGGGCGCTGCCGTCGCTCGGCATGATCGGCACCTGGGCCGGCTTCGGGTTCTGCATGGTGCTGTTCATCTCGGGGGCGTCCTCGATCCCGCCGGAGCTGTACGAGGCCGCCCGCATGGACGGCGCCGGGCCGGTGCGGGAGTTCTTCGCGGTGACGCTGCCCGGGCTGCGCGGCCAGCTCGCGGTCGCCCTGACGCTCACGATCACCGGCGCGCTGCGCACGTTCGACCTCGTCTGGATCACCACCCGCGGCGGCCCCGGGACGTCGACGCTGACGCCCGCGGTCGCGCTCTACCGGGCCGCGTTCCAGAACCCCCAGGTCGGGCAGGCCGCCGCGATCGGCGTGGTCATGGCGCTGCTGTGCCTGCTCATCGCCCTGACCATCACCCGGCTGTCGGAGAAGGACTGA
- the fbaA gene encoding class II fructose-bisphosphate aldolase, translating into MAIATPEVYAEMIDRAKAGKFAYPAVNVTSSQTVTAALQGFAEAESDGILQVSVGGAEYASGSTVKDRVSGTRALAAYATEVAKGYGITVALHTDHCVKKNLDSWVRPLLALEAEEVKAGKNPTFQSHMFDGSDIPLDENLVIAAELLELSQAARTILEIEVGVVGGEEDGHEAEINEKLYTTAEDGLATVRALGAGEKGRYLTALTFGNVHGVYKPGAVKLRPSILADIQKAVGAEIGKENPFDLVFHGGSGSTAAEIAEAVDNGVIKMNIDTDTQYAFTRPVVAHMFTNYDGVLKVDGEVGNKKAYDPRAWGKLAEAGMAARIVEAAQQLRSAGQRMR; encoded by the coding sequence ATGGCCATCGCCACCCCCGAGGTGTACGCCGAGATGATCGACCGGGCGAAGGCGGGCAAGTTCGCCTACCCGGCCGTCAACGTCACCTCCTCCCAGACCGTCACCGCCGCGCTGCAGGGCTTCGCCGAGGCGGAGTCGGACGGCATCCTCCAGGTGTCGGTCGGCGGCGCCGAGTACGCGTCGGGCTCCACCGTGAAGGACCGCGTCTCCGGCACCCGCGCGCTCGCCGCCTACGCCACCGAGGTCGCCAAGGGCTACGGCATCACGGTCGCCCTGCACACCGACCACTGCGTCAAGAAGAACCTGGACTCCTGGGTCCGCCCGCTCCTGGCCCTCGAGGCCGAGGAGGTCAAGGCCGGCAAGAACCCGACGTTCCAGTCGCACATGTTCGACGGCTCCGACATCCCGCTCGACGAGAACCTCGTCATCGCGGCCGAGCTGCTCGAGCTGTCGCAGGCCGCGCGCACCATCCTCGAGATCGAGGTCGGCGTCGTGGGCGGCGAGGAGGACGGCCACGAGGCCGAGATCAACGAGAAGCTCTACACCACGGCCGAGGACGGCCTGGCGACGGTCCGCGCCCTCGGCGCAGGCGAGAAGGGCCGCTACCTGACGGCGCTGACCTTCGGCAACGTGCACGGCGTGTACAAGCCGGGTGCCGTCAAGCTGCGGCCGTCGATCCTCGCGGACATCCAGAAGGCCGTCGGCGCGGAGATCGGCAAGGAGAACCCGTTCGACCTCGTGTTCCACGGCGGCTCGGGCTCCACGGCCGCGGAGATCGCCGAGGCGGTCGACAACGGCGTCATCAAGATGAACATCGACACCGACACCCAGTACGCGTTCACGCGCCCGGTCGTCGCGCACATGTTCACGAACTACGACGGCGTCCTCAAGGTCGACGGCGAGGTGGGCAACAAGAAGGCCTACGACCCGCGCGCCTGGGGCAAGCTGGCCGAGGCCGGCATGGCCGCCCGCATCGTCGAGGCCGCGCAGCAGCTGCGCTCCGCGGGCCAGCGGATGCGCTGA
- a CDS encoding TrmH family RNA methyltransferase: protein MTAQPPADPDPADPDPAAPDPADPADLDPGRRPDDADLPGVGPWPGGAAAWPDDPRYDPELLAHGDRRNVVDRYRYWTVEAVVADLDTRRHPLHVAIENWAHDLNIGSVVRTANAFNVAGVHVVGRRRWNRRGAMVTDRYLHVHHHPDVEHLMAWAATAGDDGAALPVLGVDNVPGSVPLDGYPLPRACVLLFGQESAGLSPEARAGAEAVLHIDQYGSTRSMNAGAAAAIAMHAWAVRHAGPPPG, encoded by the coding sequence GTGACCGCGCAGCCGCCCGCCGATCCCGACCCCGCCGATCCCGACCCCGCCGCTCCCGACCCCGCCGATCCCGCGGACCTCGATCCCGGCCGGAGGCCCGACGACGCGGACCTGCCCGGCGTCGGTCCGTGGCCCGGCGGTGCCGCGGCCTGGCCCGACGACCCGCGCTACGACCCGGAGCTGCTCGCGCACGGGGACCGCCGCAACGTCGTCGACCGCTACCGCTACTGGACGGTGGAGGCGGTCGTGGCCGACCTCGACACCCGGCGGCACCCGCTGCACGTGGCCATCGAGAACTGGGCGCACGACCTCAACATCGGGTCGGTGGTGCGCACCGCCAACGCGTTCAACGTCGCGGGGGTGCACGTGGTCGGCCGGCGGCGCTGGAACCGCCGGGGCGCGATGGTGACGGACCGGTACCTGCACGTGCACCACCACCCGGACGTCGAGCACCTGATGGCGTGGGCCGCCACGGCCGGGGACGACGGGGCGGCGCTGCCGGTGCTCGGGGTCGACAACGTGCCGGGCTCGGTGCCGCTGGACGGGTACCCGCTGCCGCGCGCGTGCGTGCTGCTGTTCGGCCAGGAGTCCGCCGGGTTGTCCCCGGAGGCGCGCGCGGGTGCGGAAGCGGTGCTGCACATCGACCAGTACGGGTCCACGCGGTCGATGAACGCCGGCGCCGCGGCCGCCATCGCGATGCACGCGTGGGCGGTGCGGCACGCAGGACCGCCGCCGGGGTGA
- a CDS encoding GntR family transcriptional regulator: MITQGAVQAVHERLTEDLRVGRYAPGSRLPGERELSTRLGVSRTTLRQALAALEEDGALERSAQRGWFVPRQVIGEPPSTLQSFTEMARSRGLRPSSRVLRQEVRPATFEEADRLAVAPASPVLQLDRLRGMDGVPVCYDVVVVPRDRAAALVDADLTDRSLYEELRTRCGIAIHRSAYSVQADAADDRLAALLGTAVGAPVLVGREVAYTADGAPVLVGVNHYRGDAYRFEADLYRPGP; encoded by the coding sequence ATGATCACCCAGGGGGCCGTCCAGGCGGTGCACGAGAGGCTCACGGAGGACCTGCGCGTCGGCCGCTACGCGCCCGGCTCGCGGCTGCCCGGCGAGCGCGAGCTGTCCACCCGGCTCGGCGTCAGCCGGACCACGCTGCGCCAGGCGCTCGCGGCGCTCGAGGAGGACGGGGCTCTCGAGCGCTCCGCGCAGCGCGGCTGGTTCGTGCCGCGCCAGGTCATCGGCGAGCCGCCGAGCACGCTGCAGTCGTTCACGGAGATGGCGCGCTCCCGCGGCCTGCGGCCCAGCTCACGCGTGCTGCGCCAGGAGGTGCGCCCCGCCACGTTCGAGGAGGCCGACCGGCTCGCCGTCGCCCCCGCCTCCCCGGTGCTGCAGCTCGACCGGCTCCGCGGCATGGACGGCGTCCCCGTCTGCTACGACGTCGTCGTCGTCCCGCGCGACCGCGCCGCCGCCCTGGTGGACGCCGACCTGACCGACCGCTCGCTCTACGAGGAGCTGCGCACCCGGTGCGGGATCGCCATCCACAGGTCCGCGTACTCCGTGCAGGCGGACGCCGCCGACGACCGCCTCGCCGCCCTCCTCGGCACGGCCGTCGGGGCGCCCGTGCTGGTGGGGCGCGAAGTCGCCTACACCGCCGACGGCGCCCCCGTGCTCGTCGGCGTCAACCACTACCGCGGGGACGCGTACCGGTTCGAGGCCGACCTCTACCGCCCCGGTCCCTGA